One region of Peribacillus simplex genomic DNA includes:
- a CDS encoding GNAT family N-acetyltransferase: MNSTVETIQELTDKEQWLEAFPIMNQLRTELTQKTYLELLEEMRKDGYSLYALYKDNRIVSLAGLSWRVNFYNKRHVFIYDLVTDTAYRSFGFGEKLLSYIHNWAKENGAAYVALESGIQRNNAHRFYEEKLDYDKWCYSFRKTL; this comes from the coding sequence GTGAATTCTACGGTAGAAACAATACAAGAATTAACAGATAAAGAACAATGGTTAGAAGCCTTTCCAATTATGAATCAGTTACGTACTGAGTTAACTCAAAAGACATATCTGGAGTTACTTGAAGAAATGAGGAAAGATGGGTATTCTTTGTATGCTTTATATAAGGATAACCGGATTGTATCTTTAGCTGGTTTAAGTTGGAGAGTTAACTTTTATAATAAACGTCACGTTTTTATTTATGATCTGGTAACAGATACTGCTTACCGTTCATTTGGGTTTGGAGAGAAATTATTAAGTTATATACATAACTGGGCAAAAGAAAATGGAGCCGCATATGTAGCATTAGAATCTGGAATTCAGCGAAACAATGCTCACCGTTTTTATGAGGAGAAATTAGATTATGATAAATGGTGCTATTCATTTAGAAAAACGTTGTGA
- a CDS encoding winged helix-turn-helix transcriptional regulator gives MVNYNTGINIFMNISGGKWKCLILFFLSQKSVRTKEFYELIPGITQKVLTDQLKQLERDGLVRREIFKEVPPKVEYSLTDLGRSFVPVLNTMCEWGNKYAILKGIDKDPQIYCDHN, from the coding sequence ATGGTTAACTATAATACTGGAATCAACATTTTTATGAACATTTCAGGTGGAAAATGGAAATGTTTAATACTCTTTTTCTTGAGCCAAAAATCAGTAAGGACAAAAGAGTTTTACGAATTAATACCTGGAATTACACAAAAAGTCTTAACAGATCAATTGAAACAATTAGAAAGAGATGGACTTGTACGAAGAGAAATATTTAAAGAGGTACCACCAAAAGTAGAATACAGTTTAACTGATCTAGGAAGATCATTTGTACCAGTATTAAACACAATGTGTGAATGGGGTAATAAGTATGCAATCTTAAAAGGTATAGATAAAGATCCACAAATTTATTGTGATCATAATTAA
- a CDS encoding MerR family transcriptional regulator, producing MYTIGEVAQLLGVSTHRLRYYEKEKIILPDRNEHGDRIYSESHLQWLKFVLKLKETQMPITKIKEYAYLYTEGEHTAINRLKLLEDHKSSIENQLKTLAETNKMLEHKIKSYKEMILKRDEGVTKA from the coding sequence ATGTATACAATTGGCGAAGTGGCACAACTTCTAGGAGTCAGCACACATAGATTACGTTACTATGAAAAAGAGAAAATCATTCTCCCAGATCGAAATGAACATGGAGATAGAATATATTCTGAATCACATCTTCAATGGCTAAAATTTGTTTTAAAGTTAAAAGAGACGCAAATGCCGATCACAAAAATAAAAGAATATGCCTACTTGTATACCGAAGGAGAACATACAGCAATAAATCGATTAAAACTGTTAGAAGATCATAAAAGTTCGATTGAAAACCAGTTAAAGACGCTGGCAGAAACAAATAAAATGTTAGAACATAAAATTAAATCATATAAAGAAATGATTCTGAAAAGAGATGAAGGAGTTACGAAAGCATAA
- a CDS encoding helix-turn-helix transcriptional regulator: MEKEEFINLISEKMKLVRTEQSFSQDKMSEILGISKKTLVQIEKRRTEANWTTVVAFCALFNHSQLLISTIGDNPVDFVQLIARKNGGTPKEKTMGGKIWWKEIEYRGDFRLQQNLISNHYRILDQYDYRWHSSFDKEESLSRLYELQEVGK, encoded by the coding sequence ATGGAAAAAGAAGAATTCATCAATTTAATATCAGAAAAAATGAAACTTGTCCGAACAGAACAAAGTTTTTCTCAAGATAAGATGTCTGAAATTCTAGGGATTTCAAAAAAAACACTAGTTCAAATTGAAAAAAGAAGAACAGAAGCCAATTGGACCACCGTTGTTGCATTTTGTGCTTTGTTTAATCATAGCCAATTGTTGATATCAACAATTGGTGACAATCCAGTTGATTTTGTTCAGTTAATTGCAAGAAAAAATGGTGGTACACCTAAAGAAAAAACAATGGGTGGTAAGATATGGTGGAAAGAAATCGAGTATAGGGGGGATTTTCGTTTGCAACAAAATTTGATTAGTAACCATTACCGTATATTGGATCAATATGATTATCGTTGGCATAGTTCTTTTGATAAAGAAGAGAGTTTAAGTCGTTTATATGAATTACAGGAGGTGGGGAAATGA
- a CDS encoding cell wall hydrolase: protein MKLTVKKMSFVVFICFMFFIPNSIFAQEILHNGSQGQAVYDLQENLKKMGYFNRQPTGYYGAITDHAVKQLQLDSGILPDGVFGFQTQQKLNSIEMMARVVYGEARGETYEGKVAVAAVILNRMSTPGFPKNTYDVIFQTNAFTAVHDGQYYLTPNSYSYRAVIDALQGWDPTHGSVYYYNPFSATDEWIFTRETVIRIGNHLFAK, encoded by the coding sequence TTGAAGTTAACTGTTAAAAAAATGTCGTTTGTTGTTTTTATTTGTTTCATGTTTTTTATACCAAATTCAATCTTTGCTCAAGAAATTTTACACAATGGAAGTCAAGGACAAGCAGTTTATGACTTACAAGAAAATTTAAAGAAAATGGGTTACTTTAATAGGCAACCAACAGGGTATTATGGTGCAATTACTGATCATGCAGTTAAACAACTTCAACTAGATTCTGGAATATTACCAGATGGAGTTTTTGGATTCCAAACACAACAAAAATTAAATAGTATTGAAATGATGGCCAGGGTTGTTTATGGAGAAGCTCGAGGAGAAACTTATGAAGGAAAAGTAGCTGTCGCTGCAGTAATTTTGAACCGAATGTCAACGCCAGGTTTTCCTAAAAATACTTACGATGTTATTTTCCAGACAAATGCTTTTACAGCTGTACATGATGGGCAATATTATTTGACCCCAAATAGCTATTCATATCGAGCTGTTATTGATGCATTACAAGGTTGGGATCCTACTCATGGTTCTGTTTATTATTATAATCCGTTCTCGGCAACAGATGAATGGATTTTCACAAGGGAAACAGTCATTAGAATAGGCAACCACTTATTTGCAAAGTAA
- a CDS encoding DinB family protein — MLKLFQYNWQVRDDWFTLCEDIPDEELLKKRVGGFGSILHTLFHIVDVEYMWILGLRGEPVPEEPLFEDYASLQKVKNLSAQYHEKVKPFVTSLTNEMESRKLSETDFNEEPISSRDAPIRRRVIECTHGEIIRHVIVHEIHHIGQLSIWAREIGKEPVSGNLRGRGLFDN, encoded by the coding sequence ATGTTGAAACTGTTTCAATATAACTGGCAAGTTCGTGATGATTGGTTTACATTGTGCGAAGACATACCGGATGAAGAACTATTAAAGAAACGGGTCGGTGGGTTCGGCAGTATCCTACATACCCTATTTCACATTGTAGATGTGGAATATATGTGGATCTTAGGTTTGCGAGGTGAACCAGTGCCTGAGGAGCCATTGTTTGAGGATTATGCTAGCTTACAAAAAGTGAAAAATCTTTCAGCTCAATACCATGAGAAAGTGAAGCCATTTGTGACATCTTTGACAAATGAAATGGAATCTCGGAAACTTTCAGAAACTGATTTCAATGAAGAACCGATTAGCTCTAGAGACGCACCAATCAGGCGCCGAGTCATTGAATGTACACACGGAGAGATCATACGTCATGTCATTGTTCACGAAATTCACCATATTGGCCAGTTATCTATATGGGCACGTGAAATAGGAAAGGAGCCTGTTTCCGGAAATCTGAGAGGAAGAGGGCTATTCGATAATTAG
- a CDS encoding VanZ family protein: MYLINGSLLIGIGVICYLAGRGILIGFKLKKQKQVYWLREVINFLFVLYILMVVSVTLFPLALWIDFNMQNIKFGLNLIPFVGIINDIKQIGIAYDGDTVFMISLIIRNVGGNILLLMPLGVLSPIIWNKFKGFKNIVLFGFVISISIESIQFIELIAGGRGRTVDIDDVICNVLGVILGYFIYKFTLKIADKFQIEILQNLNSGNSSLFDNDKGTKI; this comes from the coding sequence GTGTATTTGATTAATGGTAGTTTACTTATTGGAATTGGAGTTATATGTTATTTGGCTGGAAGAGGTATTTTAATAGGGTTTAAATTAAAAAAACAAAAACAAGTATATTGGTTAAGGGAAGTTATTAATTTTCTTTTTGTTTTATACATACTTATGGTTGTTTCCGTTACACTGTTTCCGTTAGCTTTATGGATTGATTTTAATATGCAAAATATTAAGTTTGGCTTAAATCTCATTCCATTTGTTGGAATTATAAACGATATTAAACAAATAGGTATTGCATATGATGGTGATACCGTGTTTATGATTAGTCTAATTATTAGAAATGTGGGTGGAAATATATTATTATTGATGCCTTTGGGTGTATTATCACCGATAATATGGAATAAATTTAAGGGTTTTAAAAATATTGTACTATTCGGATTTGTTATATCAATTAGTATAGAATCTATACAATTTATTGAACTAATAGCAGGTGGTCGGGGAAGAACAGTTGATATTGATGACGTAATTTGTAATGTATTAGGTGTTATTCTTGGATACTTCATTTATAAATTTACGCTTAAAATAGCCGATAAATTTCAGATCGAAATATTACAAAATTTAAACTCTGGGAATTCAAGTTTGTTTGATAACGATAAAGGAACTAAAATATAA
- the ltrA gene encoding group II intron reverse transcriptase/maturase, giving the protein MLMEQILERENLIQALKRVERNKGSHGVDGMRVQNLRPHLVTEWYNMKTALLQGTYQPKPVRRIEIPKPNGGVRLLGIPTVLDRFIQQAIAQILTKIYDSTFSENSYGFRPNKQGHQAVRKAKSYITEGYTWVVDMDLEKFFDKVNHDKLMGMLERKIEDKRVLKLIRKFLQAGIMIGGLFHKSEEGTPQGGPLSPLLSNIMLDDLDKELEKRNLRFVRYADDSTIFVKTRKAAKRAMGNISSFIENKLKLKVNYEKSKYDRPWNRTFLGFSFTKSKKNPKVLLAKQTVKRVKKRIREMTSRKLPIPMELRINKLKQYLRGWMGYFALIDTPNVLKNLDSWIRRRLRMCLWKQWKLPRTRVRKLKGLGVPFGKAYEWGNSRKGYWRIAHSPILDKTLNNVYWLHHGLVNLYERYTKLRQT; this is encoded by the coding sequence ATGTTAATGGAACAGATACTAGAGAGGGAAAACTTAATACAGGCATTGAAGCGTGTAGAAAGAAATAAGGGAAGCCATGGTGTAGATGGAATGCGGGTCCAAAACCTGAGACCGCACCTCGTAACCGAATGGTACAACATGAAAACTGCCCTTTTACAGGGTACCTATCAACCGAAGCCCGTCCGTCGTATCGAAATCCCGAAACCAAACGGCGGAGTTCGGCTTTTGGGTATTCCAACCGTTCTAGACCGTTTCATTCAACAAGCCATTGCCCAAATATTGACCAAGATATATGACTCAACCTTTTCGGAGAATAGCTATGGATTTCGCCCTAACAAACAAGGGCACCAGGCGGTTCGAAAGGCAAAGTCCTATATAACCGAAGGTTATACATGGGTAGTGGATATGGATTTGGAGAAGTTCTTCGATAAAGTGAATCATGACAAGCTCATGGGAATGTTAGAGCGGAAAATTGAAGATAAACGAGTTCTTAAACTGATTCGTAAATTCCTTCAAGCAGGCATTATGATAGGCGGACTTTTTCATAAAAGTGAGGAGGGAACTCCGCAAGGAGGTCCGTTAAGTCCTTTATTATCTAATATCATGTTAGACGATTTAGATAAAGAACTAGAGAAACGCAATCTTCGATTCGTAAGGTATGCGGATGACAGTACTATCTTTGTGAAGACACGAAAAGCCGCCAAACGTGCAATGGGAAATATCTCAAGCTTCATTGAAAATAAACTGAAGCTAAAGGTCAACTACGAGAAGTCGAAGTATGATCGCCCTTGGAACAGAACGTTTCTCGGTTTTAGTTTCACGAAGTCAAAGAAGAACCCGAAGGTTCTACTGGCTAAACAAACGGTGAAGAGGGTAAAGAAACGAATCAGGGAAATGACCTCGAGAAAATTACCGATACCCATGGAACTCCGAATAAATAAGTTAAAGCAATACCTTAGAGGTTGGATGGGGTATTTCGCCCTCATTGATACTCCGAACGTATTGAAGAATTTAGATTCATGGATTCGAAGAAGACTCAGAATGTGCCTATGGAAGCAATGGAAATTACCAAGAACGAGGGTGAGGAAACTCAAAGGATTAGGCGTCCCATTTGGAAAAGCATATGAATGGGGAAATAGCAGAAAGGGTTATTGGCGCATAGCGCATAGTCCTATTCTAGACAAAACCCTTAATAATGTTTATTGGCTCCATCATGGGTTAGTAAATCTATATGAACGATATACAAAACTACGTCAGACTTAA
- a CDS encoding nitroreductase family protein, translated as MSVKNILEKRRSVRHYDPSYKISSEILTSLIESASKSPNGNNIQATRYLIIDEPDLKNLLLPIAFNQQQVVEASTLIVMLGDYQAFDKDNIIKIHEEGFQAGFFDESLRDYLANAAIKYYENKSNEDLKLELTRDVSLASMSLILLANEAGFETITMSGYDSKKLKAILNISDRYLDVMLLAIGKGTKAGHNTVRHNVNKVMHRNKII; from the coding sequence ATGAGTGTAAAAAATATCTTGGAAAAAAGACGATCAGTTAGACATTATGATCCAAGTTATAAAATAAGTTCAGAAATTCTAACCTCATTAATTGAAAGTGCAAGTAAGTCACCTAATGGAAATAATATTCAAGCAACTCGATACTTAATTATTGATGAACCAGACTTAAAAAATTTATTGCTACCTATAGCTTTTAATCAACAACAAGTGGTAGAAGCTTCAACTTTAATTGTTATGTTGGGTGATTATCAAGCATTTGATAAAGATAATATTATTAAGATACATGAAGAAGGCTTTCAAGCAGGTTTTTTTGATGAATCGCTAAGGGATTATCTAGCGAATGCTGCAATAAAATATTATGAAAATAAATCAAATGAAGATCTAAAGTTAGAATTAACTAGAGATGTAAGTCTTGCGTCAATGTCATTAATTTTGTTAGCAAATGAAGCAGGTTTTGAAACAATTACTATGTCAGGCTATGATTCTAAGAAATTAAAAGCAATCTTAAATATTTCTGATAGGTATTTAGATGTTATGCTTTTAGCTATTGGTAAAGGTACTAAAGCCGGTCATAATACCGTAAGGCATAATGTAAATAAGGTAATGCATAGAAACAAAATAATTTAG
- a CDS encoding SunI/YnzG family protein has protein sequence MLGINIDKIDENLIIKWQLSTVTIPVSEIVSITRDGTYAGEEKSAIRIGTPYATTDRIVIKTTKEEYILFTTNVTSIENKLTSYLKERISN, from the coding sequence ATGTTAGGAATAAATATTGATAAAATAGATGAGAATCTAATTATTAAATGGCAACTATCTACAGTAACAATACCTGTATCCGAAATTGTCTCTATAACAAGAGATGGAACATATGCTGGTGAAGAAAAAAGTGCAATTAGAATAGGTACTCCTTATGCTACTACTGATAGAATCGTAATTAAGACTACAAAAGAAGAATATATATTGTTTACCACAAATGTCACCTCAATAGAGAACAAACTAACATCGTATTTAAAAGAAAGAATATCCAACTAA
- a CDS encoding LysE family translocator yields MTSEFLLKGLIIGFSIAAPVGPIGILCIRRTLENGRFVGFMSGLGAATADGLYGLIACLSLTVITNYLINQQLWFQLIGGIFLGYLGVKTYKSKPSNILTKSKNEQNIKAYISTFFLTITNPVTILSFIALFSGLGIANSDIDLMAKLILVLGVFLGSILWWLFLSIVVSLLKNRINAYSLIIINKTSGLILLLFSLWSFYGVLITL; encoded by the coding sequence ATGACAAGTGAATTCTTACTCAAAGGTCTTATCATTGGTTTTAGTATTGCGGCTCCTGTAGGACCTATCGGAATTTTATGTATTCGTAGAACGCTTGAGAACGGGAGATTCGTTGGATTTATGTCAGGTTTAGGTGCTGCAACAGCGGATGGTTTATATGGTTTAATTGCGTGTCTAAGCTTAACAGTGATAACTAATTATTTGATTAATCAACAATTGTGGTTTCAACTAATTGGCGGAATTTTTTTAGGTTATTTGGGTGTTAAAACTTATAAATCAAAACCCTCAAATATACTTACTAAAAGTAAAAATGAACAAAATATTAAGGCATATATATCTACTTTCTTTTTAACAATAACTAACCCCGTAACAATTTTGTCTTTTATTGCCCTCTTTTCAGGGCTTGGAATAGCTAATTCAGATATTGACTTAATGGCGAAATTAATATTAGTATTAGGAGTTTTTTTAGGTTCAATACTATGGTGGTTATTTCTTAGTATTGTTGTTAGCTTATTAAAGAATCGAATAAATGCATATTCTTTAATAATTATAAATAAAACATCTGGCTTAATTTTACTGTTATTTAGCCTATGGTCTTTTTATGGTGTACTAATTACTTTGTAA
- a CDS encoding Lrp/AsnC family transcriptional regulator, giving the protein MDSYDYKIMQSIMNNGRVTWAELASHIGLSSPAVADRVNRLISNGVIKEIGAKIDGENVGTECTAFVSVSLEKPKYREEFLHLITNLEEVQECHHIAGDDDYLLKIRCRNTKDLDRVISYEIKSLQGVLRTKTTIVMDTTKETFKIPLQKDKFFIDEVGENDK; this is encoded by the coding sequence TTGGATTCTTACGATTATAAAATTATGCAATCAATAATGAATAATGGTAGAGTTACTTGGGCTGAATTGGCATCTCACATTGGATTGTCTTCACCAGCAGTTGCTGATCGTGTCAATCGTTTGATTAGTAATGGAGTAATTAAAGAGATTGGAGCCAAGATAGATGGAGAAAATGTAGGAACTGAGTGTACAGCTTTTGTATCAGTCTCATTAGAAAAACCAAAATATAGAGAAGAATTCTTACATCTTATTACTAATTTGGAGGAGGTACAAGAATGCCATCATATTGCGGGGGATGATGATTATTTATTGAAAATTCGTTGTCGGAATACCAAGGATTTAGACAGAGTGATTAGCTATGAAATCAAAAGTCTGCAGGGGGTACTTCGAACAAAAACAACAATAGTAATGGATACAACGAAAGAAACATTTAAAATTCCTTTGCAAAAAGATAAGTTTTTTATTGATGAGGTAGGAGAAAATGACAAGTGA
- a CDS encoding SDR family NAD(P)-dependent oxidoreductase, protein MKKYTVITGASSGIGYETALAFSARGKNLVIVARRTEDLEKLKSEIAKVNAELDVIIKTVDLSNTKNAYTLFEDLKEYEIETWINNAGFGNFASVGEQNLTKIETMLNLNIEALTILTSLYVRDYSTVEGTQLINVSSGGGYTIIGNAITYCASKFYVSAFTEGLAHELKEQGASMQAKVLAPAATETEFAKVSNDLKEDVKFEGLLPKYHTAKEMAGFMLDLYDSEKVVGVVDGLTYEFQLKDPIYPYAVRMRN, encoded by the coding sequence ATGAAGAAATATACAGTTATTACAGGTGCAAGTTCTGGGATTGGTTATGAAACAGCTCTTGCTTTTTCTGCTCGTGGAAAAAATTTAGTCATTGTGGCACGTAGAACTGAGGATCTCGAAAAACTAAAATCAGAAATCGCGAAAGTAAATGCTGAATTAGATGTCATTATAAAAACAGTTGATTTATCTAATACGAAAAATGCGTATACATTATTTGAAGATTTAAAGGAATACGAAATTGAGACTTGGATTAATAATGCAGGCTTTGGTAATTTCGCATCAGTTGGAGAACAAAATTTAACTAAAATTGAGACTATGCTAAATTTAAATATTGAAGCTTTAACTATTTTAACTTCTCTTTATGTGCGTGATTATTCAACTGTTGAAGGAACGCAATTAATTAACGTTTCATCAGGTGGAGGTTACACGATTATTGGAAATGCAATCACATATTGTGCTTCTAAATTCTATGTAAGTGCCTTTACTGAAGGCCTTGCACATGAATTAAAAGAACAAGGTGCAAGCATGCAAGCAAAAGTATTAGCTCCTGCTGCAACTGAAACTGAATTTGCAAAAGTATCGAATGACTTGAAGGAAGATGTTAAATTCGAAGGGCTTCTTCCGAAATACCATACAGCTAAAGAAATGGCTGGATTTATGCTTGATCTTTACGATAGCGAAAAAGTAGTTGGAGTTGTCGATGGTCTTACGTATGAATTTCAATTAAAGGATCCAATTTATCCTTATGCAGTAAGAATGAGAAACTAA